A window of Lagenorhynchus albirostris chromosome 11, mLagAlb1.1, whole genome shotgun sequence contains these coding sequences:
- the USP5 gene encoding ubiquitin carboxyl-terminal hydrolase 5 isoform X6 produces MWRDISTRPASESTCTSGGPGARKRKTQLQALETLPARSPPVWLSVTSAVEALLSADSASRKQEVQAWDGEVRQVSKHAFNVKQLDSPARIPPCGWKCSKCDMRENLWLNLTDGSILCGRRYFDGSGGNNHAVEHYRETGYPLAVKLGTITPDGADVYSYDEDDMVLDPNLAEHLSHFGIDMLKMQKTDKTMTELEIDMNQRIGEWELIQESGVPLKPLFGPGYTGIRNLGNSCYLNSVVQVLFSIPDFQRKYVDKLEKIFQNAPTDPTQDFSTQVAKLGHGLLSGEYSKPASESGDGEQVPEQKDIQDGIAPRMFKALIGKGHPEFSTNRQQDAQEFFLHLINMVERNCRSSENPNEVFRFLVEEKIKCLATEKVKYTQRVDYIMQLPVPMDAALNKEELLEYEEKKRQAEEEKLPLPELVRAQVPFSSCLEAYGAPEQVDDFWSTALQAKSVAVKTTRFASFPDYLVIQIKKFTFGLDWVPKKLDVSIEMPEELDISQLRGTGLQPGEEELPDIAPPLVTPDEPKGSLGFYGNEDEDSFCSPHFSSPTSPMLDESVIIQLVEMGFPMDACRKAVYYTGNSGAEAAMNWVMSHMDDPDFANPLILPGSSGPGSTSAAADPPPEDCVTTIVSMGFSRDQALKALRATNNSLERAVDWIFSHIDDLDAEAAMDISEGRSAADSISESIPVGPKVRDGPGKYQLFAFISHMGTSTMCGHYVCHVKKEGRWVIYNDQKVCASEKPPKDLGYIYFYQRVAS; encoded by the exons ATGTGGAGAGACATTTCAACAAGACCGGCCAGCGAGTCTACCTGCACCTCCGGCGGACCCGGCGCCCG aaagaggaagacacaaCTGCAGGCACTGGAGACCCTCCCCGCAAGAAGCCCACCCGTCTGGCTATCG GTGACCAGTGCGGTGGAGGCCCTACTGTCGGCCGACTCAGCCTCCCGCAAGCAGGAGGTGCAGGCCTGGGATGGGGAAGTACGGCAGGTGTCTAAGCATGCCTTCAACGTCAAGCAGCTGGACAGCCCTGCTCGAATCCCTCCCTG TGGCTGGAAGTGCTCCAAGTGCGACATGAGGGAGAACCTGTGGCTCAACCTGACCGATGGCTCCATCCTCTGTGGCCGGCGCTACTTCGACGGCAGCGGGGGCAACAACCACGCCGTGGAGCACTACAGGGAGACGGGCTACCCGCTAGCCGTCAAGCTGGGCACCATCACACCTGACGGAGCTG ATGTGTACTCATATGACGAGGATGACATGGTCCTGGACCCCAACCTGGCCGAACACCTGTCCCACTTTGGTATCGACATGCTGAAGATGCAGAAG ACGGACAAGACGATGACGGAGTTGGAGATAGACATGAACCAGCGCATCGGCGAGTGGGAGCTGATCCAGGAGTCAGGGGTGCCGCTCAAGCCCCTGTTCGGGCCCGGCTACACAGGCATCCGCAACTTGGGCAACAGCTGCTACCTCAACTCGGTGGTCCAGGTGCTCTTCAGCATCCCCGACTTCCAGAGGAA ATATGTGGATAAGCTGGAGAAGATCTTCCAGAACGCCCCGACGGACCCGACCCAGGACTTCAGCACCCAGGT GGCCAAGCTGGGCCATGGCCTTCTCTCGGGAGAGTATTCCAAGCCAGCATCGGAGTCGGGCGACGGGGAGCAGGTGCCGGAACAGAAG GACATCCAAGATGGCATCGCCCCTCGGATGTTCAAGGCCCTCATTGGCAAGGGTCACCCTGAGTTCTCCACCAACCGGCAGCAGGATGCCCAAGAATTCTTCCTTCACCTTATCAACATGGTGGAG AGGAATTGCCGGAGCTCTGAAAATCCTAATGAAGTGTTCCGCTTCCTGGTGGAAGAAAAGATCAAGTGCCTGGCAACGGAGAAGGTGAAGTACACCCAGCGAGTGGACTACATCATGCAGCTGCCTGTGCCCATGGACGCGGCCCTGAACAAAG AGGAGCTCCTGGAGTATGAGGAGAAGAAGCGGCAAGCCGAAGAGGAGAAGCTGCCACTGCCAGAACTTGTTCGGGCCCAGGTGCCCTTCAGTTCCTGCCTGGAGGCCTATGGGGCCCCCGAGCAGGTAGATGACTTCTGGAGCACGGCCCTGCAGGCCAAATCAGTAGCCGTAAA GACCACGCGATTTGCCTCATTCCCTGACTACCTGGTCATCCAGATCAAGAAGTTCACCTTCGGCTTAGACTGGGTGCCCAAGAAACTGG ATGTATCCATCGAGATGCCAGAGGAGCTAGACATCTCCCAGCTGAGGGGCACAGGGCTGCAGCCTGGAGAGGAGGAGCTGCCCGACATTGCCCCACCCCTGGTCACTCCGGATGAGCCCAAAGGTAGCCTTGGTTTCTATGGCAACGAAGACGAAGACTCCTTCTGCTCCCCTCACTTCTCCTCTCCGACAT CGCCCATGTTGGATGAATCGGTCATCATCCAGCTGGTGGAGATGGGCTTCCCGATGGACGCCTGCCGCAAAGCAGTCTACTACACGGGCAACAGCGGGGCCGAGGCCGCCATGAACTGGGTCATGTCGCACATGGATGACCCGG ATTTTGCAAACCCCCTCATCCTGCCTGGCTCCAGTGGGCCCGGCTCCACAAGCGCAGCAGCTGACCCCCCGCCAGAGGACTGTGTGACCACCATCGTCTCCATGGGCTTCTCCCGGGACCAGGCCCTGAAAGCCCTGCGGGCCACG aaTAATAGTTTAGAACGGGCTGTGGACTGGATCTTCAGTCACATAGACGACCTGGACGCGGAAGCTGCCATGGACATCTCCGAGGGCCGCTCAGCTGCTGACTCCATCTCCGAGTCCATACCGGTGGGACCTAAGGTCCGGGACGGTCCTGGAA AGTATCAGCTCTTCGCCTTCATTAGTCACATGGGCACCTCAACCATGTGTGGTCACTACGTATGCCACGTCAAGAAGGAAGGCAG atGGGTGATCTACAATGACCAGAAAGTGTGTGCCTCTGAGAAGCCGCCCAAGGACCTGGGCTACATCTACTTCTACCAGAGAGTGGCCAGCTAA
- the USP5 gene encoding ubiquitin carboxyl-terminal hydrolase 5 isoform X5 has product MAELSEEALLSVLPTIRVPKAGDRVHKDECAFSFDTPESEGGLYICMNTFLGFGKQYVERHFNKTGQRVYLHLRRTRRPKEEDTTAGTGDPPRKKPTRLAIGVEGGFELNEEKYEYDEDVKIVILPDYLEIARDGLGGLPDIVRDRVTSAVEALLSADSASRKQEVQAWDGEVRQVSKHAFNVKQLDSPARIPPCGWKCSKCDMRENLWLNLTDGSILCGRRYFDGSGGNNHAVEHYRETGYPLAVKLGTITPDGADVYSYDEDDMVLDPNLAEHLSHFGIDMLKMQKTDKTMTELEIDMNQRIGEWELIQESGVPLKPLFGPGYTGIRNLGNSCYLNSVVQVLFSIPDFQRKYVDKLEKIFQNAPTDPTQDFSTQVAKLGHGLLSGEYSKPASESGDGEQVPEQKDIQDGIAPRMFKALIGKGHPEFSTNRQQDAQEFFLHLINMVERNCRSSENPNEVFRFLVEEKIKCLATEKVKYTQRVDYIMQLPVPMDAALNKEELLEYEEKKRQAEEEKLPLPELVRAQVPFSSCLEAYGAPEQVDDFWSTALQAKSVAVKTTRFASFPDYLVIQIKKFTFGLDWVPKKLDVSIEMPEELDISQLRGTGLQPGEEELPDIAPPLVTPDEPKAPMLDESVIIQLVEMGFPMDACRKAVYYTGNSGAEAAMNWVMSHMDDPDFANPLILPGSSGPGSTSAAADPPPEDCVTTIVSMGFSRDQALKALRATNNSLERAVDWIFSHIDDLDAEAAMDISEGRSAADSISESIPVGPKVRDGPGKYQLFAFISHMGTSTMCGHYVCHVKKEGRWVIYNDQKVCASEKPPKDLGYIYFYQRVAS; this is encoded by the exons ATGGCGGAGCTGAGTGAGGAGGCGCTGCTGTCAGTGTTACCGACTATCCGGGTCCCCAAGGCTGGAGACCGGGTCCACAAAGACGAGTGCGCCTTCTCCTTCGACACACCG GAGTCTGAGGGTGGCCTCTACATCTGCATGAACACATTCCTGGGTTTTGGGAAACAGTATGTGGAGAGACATTTCAACAAGACCGGCCAGCGAGTCTACCTGCACCTCCGGCGGACCCGGCGCCCG aaagaggaagacacaaCTGCAGGCACTGGAGACCCTCCCCGCAAGAAGCCCACCCGTCTGGCTATCG GTGTCGAAGGCGGGTTTGAGCTCAACGAGGAGAAGTATGAATACGATGAGGATGTAAAAATCGTCATTTTGCCGGATTACCTGGAGATAGCCCGGGATGGGTTGGGGGGACTGCCTGACATTGTCAGAGATCGG GTGACCAGTGCGGTGGAGGCCCTACTGTCGGCCGACTCAGCCTCCCGCAAGCAGGAGGTGCAGGCCTGGGATGGGGAAGTACGGCAGGTGTCTAAGCATGCCTTCAACGTCAAGCAGCTGGACAGCCCTGCTCGAATCCCTCCCTG TGGCTGGAAGTGCTCCAAGTGCGACATGAGGGAGAACCTGTGGCTCAACCTGACCGATGGCTCCATCCTCTGTGGCCGGCGCTACTTCGACGGCAGCGGGGGCAACAACCACGCCGTGGAGCACTACAGGGAGACGGGCTACCCGCTAGCCGTCAAGCTGGGCACCATCACACCTGACGGAGCTG ATGTGTACTCATATGACGAGGATGACATGGTCCTGGACCCCAACCTGGCCGAACACCTGTCCCACTTTGGTATCGACATGCTGAAGATGCAGAAG ACGGACAAGACGATGACGGAGTTGGAGATAGACATGAACCAGCGCATCGGCGAGTGGGAGCTGATCCAGGAGTCAGGGGTGCCGCTCAAGCCCCTGTTCGGGCCCGGCTACACAGGCATCCGCAACTTGGGCAACAGCTGCTACCTCAACTCGGTGGTCCAGGTGCTCTTCAGCATCCCCGACTTCCAGAGGAA ATATGTGGATAAGCTGGAGAAGATCTTCCAGAACGCCCCGACGGACCCGACCCAGGACTTCAGCACCCAGGT GGCCAAGCTGGGCCATGGCCTTCTCTCGGGAGAGTATTCCAAGCCAGCATCGGAGTCGGGCGACGGGGAGCAGGTGCCGGAACAGAAG GACATCCAAGATGGCATCGCCCCTCGGATGTTCAAGGCCCTCATTGGCAAGGGTCACCCTGAGTTCTCCACCAACCGGCAGCAGGATGCCCAAGAATTCTTCCTTCACCTTATCAACATGGTGGAG AGGAATTGCCGGAGCTCTGAAAATCCTAATGAAGTGTTCCGCTTCCTGGTGGAAGAAAAGATCAAGTGCCTGGCAACGGAGAAGGTGAAGTACACCCAGCGAGTGGACTACATCATGCAGCTGCCTGTGCCCATGGACGCGGCCCTGAACAAAG AGGAGCTCCTGGAGTATGAGGAGAAGAAGCGGCAAGCCGAAGAGGAGAAGCTGCCACTGCCAGAACTTGTTCGGGCCCAGGTGCCCTTCAGTTCCTGCCTGGAGGCCTATGGGGCCCCCGAGCAGGTAGATGACTTCTGGAGCACGGCCCTGCAGGCCAAATCAGTAGCCGTAAA GACCACGCGATTTGCCTCATTCCCTGACTACCTGGTCATCCAGATCAAGAAGTTCACCTTCGGCTTAGACTGGGTGCCCAAGAAACTGG ATGTATCCATCGAGATGCCAGAGGAGCTAGACATCTCCCAGCTGAGGGGCACAGGGCTGCAGCCTGGAGAGGAGGAGCTGCCCGACATTGCCCCACCCCTGGTCACTCCGGATGAGCCCAAAG CGCCCATGTTGGATGAATCGGTCATCATCCAGCTGGTGGAGATGGGCTTCCCGATGGACGCCTGCCGCAAAGCAGTCTACTACACGGGCAACAGCGGGGCCGAGGCCGCCATGAACTGGGTCATGTCGCACATGGATGACCCGG ATTTTGCAAACCCCCTCATCCTGCCTGGCTCCAGTGGGCCCGGCTCCACAAGCGCAGCAGCTGACCCCCCGCCAGAGGACTGTGTGACCACCATCGTCTCCATGGGCTTCTCCCGGGACCAGGCCCTGAAAGCCCTGCGGGCCACG aaTAATAGTTTAGAACGGGCTGTGGACTGGATCTTCAGTCACATAGACGACCTGGACGCGGAAGCTGCCATGGACATCTCCGAGGGCCGCTCAGCTGCTGACTCCATCTCCGAGTCCATACCGGTGGGACCTAAGGTCCGGGACGGTCCTGGAA AGTATCAGCTCTTCGCCTTCATTAGTCACATGGGCACCTCAACCATGTGTGGTCACTACGTATGCCACGTCAAGAAGGAAGGCAG atGGGTGATCTACAATGACCAGAAAGTGTGTGCCTCTGAGAAGCCGCCCAAGGACCTGGGCTACATCTACTTCTACCAGAGAGTGGCCAGCTAA
- the USP5 gene encoding ubiquitin carboxyl-terminal hydrolase 5 isoform X2: MAELSEEALLSVLPTIRVPKAGDRVHKDECAFSFDTPESEGGLYICMNTFLGFGKQYVERHFNKTGQRVYLHLRRTRRPKEEDTTAGTGDPPRKKPTRLAIGVEGGFELNEEKYEYDEDVKIVILPDYLEIARDGLGGLPDIVRDRVTSAVEALLSADSASRKQEVQAWDGEVRQVSKHAFNVKQLDSPARIPPCGWKCSKCDMRENLWLNLTDGSILCGRRYFDGSGGNNHAVEHYRETGYPLAVKLGTITPDGADVYSYDEDDMVLDPNLAEHLSHFGIDMLKMQKTDKTMTELEIDMNQRIGEWELIQESGVPLKPLFGPGYTGIRNLGNSCYLNSVVQVLFSIPDFQRKYVDKLEKIFQNAPTDPTQDFSTQVAKLGHGLLSGEYSKPASESGDGEQVPEQKDIQDGIAPRMFKALIGKGHPEFSTNRQQDAQEFFLHLINMVERNCRSSENPNEVFRFLVEEKIKCLATEKVKYTQRVDYIMQLPVPMDAALNKEELLEYEEKKRQAEEEKLPLPELVRAQVPFSSCLEAYGAPEQVDDFWSTALQAKSVAVKTTRFASFPDYLVIQIKKFTFGLDWVPKKLDVSIEMPEELDISQLRGTGLQPGEEELPDIAPPLVTPDEPKGSLGFYGNEDEDSFCSPHFSSPTSPMLDESVIIQLVEMGFPMDACRKAVYYTGNSGAEAAMNWVMSHMDDPDFANPLILPGSSGPGSTSAAADPPPEDCVTTIVSMGFSRDQALKALRATNNSLERAVDWIFSHIDDLDAEAAMDISEGRSAADSISESIPVGPKVRDGPGKYQLFAFISHMGTSTMCGHYVCHVKKEGRWVIYNDQKVCASEKPPKDLGYIYFYQRVAS; this comes from the exons ATGGCGGAGCTGAGTGAGGAGGCGCTGCTGTCAGTGTTACCGACTATCCGGGTCCCCAAGGCTGGAGACCGGGTCCACAAAGACGAGTGCGCCTTCTCCTTCGACACACCG GAGTCTGAGGGTGGCCTCTACATCTGCATGAACACATTCCTGGGTTTTGGGAAACAGTATGTGGAGAGACATTTCAACAAGACCGGCCAGCGAGTCTACCTGCACCTCCGGCGGACCCGGCGCCCG aaagaggaagacacaaCTGCAGGCACTGGAGACCCTCCCCGCAAGAAGCCCACCCGTCTGGCTATCG GTGTCGAAGGCGGGTTTGAGCTCAACGAGGAGAAGTATGAATACGATGAGGATGTAAAAATCGTCATTTTGCCGGATTACCTGGAGATAGCCCGGGATGGGTTGGGGGGACTGCCTGACATTGTCAGAGATCGG GTGACCAGTGCGGTGGAGGCCCTACTGTCGGCCGACTCAGCCTCCCGCAAGCAGGAGGTGCAGGCCTGGGATGGGGAAGTACGGCAGGTGTCTAAGCATGCCTTCAACGTCAAGCAGCTGGACAGCCCTGCTCGAATCCCTCCCTG TGGCTGGAAGTGCTCCAAGTGCGACATGAGGGAGAACCTGTGGCTCAACCTGACCGATGGCTCCATCCTCTGTGGCCGGCGCTACTTCGACGGCAGCGGGGGCAACAACCACGCCGTGGAGCACTACAGGGAGACGGGCTACCCGCTAGCCGTCAAGCTGGGCACCATCACACCTGACGGAGCTG ATGTGTACTCATATGACGAGGATGACATGGTCCTGGACCCCAACCTGGCCGAACACCTGTCCCACTTTGGTATCGACATGCTGAAGATGCAGAAG ACGGACAAGACGATGACGGAGTTGGAGATAGACATGAACCAGCGCATCGGCGAGTGGGAGCTGATCCAGGAGTCAGGGGTGCCGCTCAAGCCCCTGTTCGGGCCCGGCTACACAGGCATCCGCAACTTGGGCAACAGCTGCTACCTCAACTCGGTGGTCCAGGTGCTCTTCAGCATCCCCGACTTCCAGAGGAA ATATGTGGATAAGCTGGAGAAGATCTTCCAGAACGCCCCGACGGACCCGACCCAGGACTTCAGCACCCAGGT GGCCAAGCTGGGCCATGGCCTTCTCTCGGGAGAGTATTCCAAGCCAGCATCGGAGTCGGGCGACGGGGAGCAGGTGCCGGAACAGAAG GACATCCAAGATGGCATCGCCCCTCGGATGTTCAAGGCCCTCATTGGCAAGGGTCACCCTGAGTTCTCCACCAACCGGCAGCAGGATGCCCAAGAATTCTTCCTTCACCTTATCAACATGGTGGAG AGGAATTGCCGGAGCTCTGAAAATCCTAATGAAGTGTTCCGCTTCCTGGTGGAAGAAAAGATCAAGTGCCTGGCAACGGAGAAGGTGAAGTACACCCAGCGAGTGGACTACATCATGCAGCTGCCTGTGCCCATGGACGCGGCCCTGAACAAAG AGGAGCTCCTGGAGTATGAGGAGAAGAAGCGGCAAGCCGAAGAGGAGAAGCTGCCACTGCCAGAACTTGTTCGGGCCCAGGTGCCCTTCAGTTCCTGCCTGGAGGCCTATGGGGCCCCCGAGCAGGTAGATGACTTCTGGAGCACGGCCCTGCAGGCCAAATCAGTAGCCGTAAA GACCACGCGATTTGCCTCATTCCCTGACTACCTGGTCATCCAGATCAAGAAGTTCACCTTCGGCTTAGACTGGGTGCCCAAGAAACTGG ATGTATCCATCGAGATGCCAGAGGAGCTAGACATCTCCCAGCTGAGGGGCACAGGGCTGCAGCCTGGAGAGGAGGAGCTGCCCGACATTGCCCCACCCCTGGTCACTCCGGATGAGCCCAAAGGTAGCCTTGGTTTCTATGGCAACGAAGACGAAGACTCCTTCTGCTCCCCTCACTTCTCCTCTCCGACAT CGCCCATGTTGGATGAATCGGTCATCATCCAGCTGGTGGAGATGGGCTTCCCGATGGACGCCTGCCGCAAAGCAGTCTACTACACGGGCAACAGCGGGGCCGAGGCCGCCATGAACTGGGTCATGTCGCACATGGATGACCCGG ATTTTGCAAACCCCCTCATCCTGCCTGGCTCCAGTGGGCCCGGCTCCACAAGCGCAGCAGCTGACCCCCCGCCAGAGGACTGTGTGACCACCATCGTCTCCATGGGCTTCTCCCGGGACCAGGCCCTGAAAGCCCTGCGGGCCACG aaTAATAGTTTAGAACGGGCTGTGGACTGGATCTTCAGTCACATAGACGACCTGGACGCGGAAGCTGCCATGGACATCTCCGAGGGCCGCTCAGCTGCTGACTCCATCTCCGAGTCCATACCGGTGGGACCTAAGGTCCGGGACGGTCCTGGAA AGTATCAGCTCTTCGCCTTCATTAGTCACATGGGCACCTCAACCATGTGTGGTCACTACGTATGCCACGTCAAGAAGGAAGGCAG atGGGTGATCTACAATGACCAGAAAGTGTGTGCCTCTGAGAAGCCGCCCAAGGACCTGGGCTACATCTACTTCTACCAGAGAGTGGCCAGCTAA
- the USP5 gene encoding ubiquitin carboxyl-terminal hydrolase 5 isoform X3 translates to MAELSEEALLSVLPTIRVPKAGDRVHKDECAFSFDTPESEGGLYICMNTFLGFGKQYVERHFNKTGQRVYLHLRRTRRPKEEDTTAGTGDPPRKKPTRLAIGEHHGRPVLLPELAIPALRGVEGGFELNEEKYEYDEDVKIVILPDYLEIARDGLGGLPDIVRDRVTSAVEALLSADSASRKQEVQAWDGEVRQVSKHAFNVKQLDSPARIPPCGWKCSKCDMRENLWLNLTDGSILCGRRYFDGSGGNNHAVEHYRETGYPLAVKLGTITPDGADVYSYDEDDMVLDPNLAEHLSHFGIDMLKMQKTDKTMTELEIDMNQRIGEWELIQESGVPLKPLFGPGYTGIRNLGNSCYLNSVVQVLFSIPDFQRKYVDKLEKIFQNAPTDPTQDFSTQVAKLGHGLLSGEYSKPASESGDGEQVPEQKDIQDGIAPRMFKALIGKGHPEFSTNRQQDAQEFFLHLINMVERNCRSSENPNEVFRFLVEEKIKCLATEKVKYTQRVDYIMQLPVPMDAALNKEELLEYEEKKRQAEEEKLPLPELVRAQVPFSSCLEAYGAPEQVDDFWSTALQAKSVAVKTTRFASFPDYLVIQIKKFTFGLDWVPKKLDVSIEMPEELDISQLRGTGLQPGEEELPDIAPPLVTPDEPKAPMLDESVIIQLVEMGFPMDACRKAVYYTGNSGAEAAMNWVMSHMDDPDFANPLILPGSSGPGSTSAAADPPPEDCVTTIVSMGFSRDQALKALRATNNSLERAVDWIFSHIDDLDAEAAMDISEGRSAADSISESIPVGPKVRDGPGKYQLFAFISHMGTSTMCGHYVCHVKKEGRWVIYNDQKVCASEKPPKDLGYIYFYQRVAS, encoded by the exons ATGGCGGAGCTGAGTGAGGAGGCGCTGCTGTCAGTGTTACCGACTATCCGGGTCCCCAAGGCTGGAGACCGGGTCCACAAAGACGAGTGCGCCTTCTCCTTCGACACACCG GAGTCTGAGGGTGGCCTCTACATCTGCATGAACACATTCCTGGGTTTTGGGAAACAGTATGTGGAGAGACATTTCAACAAGACCGGCCAGCGAGTCTACCTGCACCTCCGGCGGACCCGGCGCCCG aaagaggaagacacaaCTGCAGGCACTGGAGACCCTCCCCGCAAGAAGCCCACCCGTCTGGCTATCGGTGAGCATCACGGCCGTCCTGTTCTCCTCCCTGAGCTGGCCATTCCTGCTCTCAGAG GTGTCGAAGGCGGGTTTGAGCTCAACGAGGAGAAGTATGAATACGATGAGGATGTAAAAATCGTCATTTTGCCGGATTACCTGGAGATAGCCCGGGATGGGTTGGGGGGACTGCCTGACATTGTCAGAGATCGG GTGACCAGTGCGGTGGAGGCCCTACTGTCGGCCGACTCAGCCTCCCGCAAGCAGGAGGTGCAGGCCTGGGATGGGGAAGTACGGCAGGTGTCTAAGCATGCCTTCAACGTCAAGCAGCTGGACAGCCCTGCTCGAATCCCTCCCTG TGGCTGGAAGTGCTCCAAGTGCGACATGAGGGAGAACCTGTGGCTCAACCTGACCGATGGCTCCATCCTCTGTGGCCGGCGCTACTTCGACGGCAGCGGGGGCAACAACCACGCCGTGGAGCACTACAGGGAGACGGGCTACCCGCTAGCCGTCAAGCTGGGCACCATCACACCTGACGGAGCTG ATGTGTACTCATATGACGAGGATGACATGGTCCTGGACCCCAACCTGGCCGAACACCTGTCCCACTTTGGTATCGACATGCTGAAGATGCAGAAG ACGGACAAGACGATGACGGAGTTGGAGATAGACATGAACCAGCGCATCGGCGAGTGGGAGCTGATCCAGGAGTCAGGGGTGCCGCTCAAGCCCCTGTTCGGGCCCGGCTACACAGGCATCCGCAACTTGGGCAACAGCTGCTACCTCAACTCGGTGGTCCAGGTGCTCTTCAGCATCCCCGACTTCCAGAGGAA ATATGTGGATAAGCTGGAGAAGATCTTCCAGAACGCCCCGACGGACCCGACCCAGGACTTCAGCACCCAGGT GGCCAAGCTGGGCCATGGCCTTCTCTCGGGAGAGTATTCCAAGCCAGCATCGGAGTCGGGCGACGGGGAGCAGGTGCCGGAACAGAAG GACATCCAAGATGGCATCGCCCCTCGGATGTTCAAGGCCCTCATTGGCAAGGGTCACCCTGAGTTCTCCACCAACCGGCAGCAGGATGCCCAAGAATTCTTCCTTCACCTTATCAACATGGTGGAG AGGAATTGCCGGAGCTCTGAAAATCCTAATGAAGTGTTCCGCTTCCTGGTGGAAGAAAAGATCAAGTGCCTGGCAACGGAGAAGGTGAAGTACACCCAGCGAGTGGACTACATCATGCAGCTGCCTGTGCCCATGGACGCGGCCCTGAACAAAG AGGAGCTCCTGGAGTATGAGGAGAAGAAGCGGCAAGCCGAAGAGGAGAAGCTGCCACTGCCAGAACTTGTTCGGGCCCAGGTGCCCTTCAGTTCCTGCCTGGAGGCCTATGGGGCCCCCGAGCAGGTAGATGACTTCTGGAGCACGGCCCTGCAGGCCAAATCAGTAGCCGTAAA GACCACGCGATTTGCCTCATTCCCTGACTACCTGGTCATCCAGATCAAGAAGTTCACCTTCGGCTTAGACTGGGTGCCCAAGAAACTGG ATGTATCCATCGAGATGCCAGAGGAGCTAGACATCTCCCAGCTGAGGGGCACAGGGCTGCAGCCTGGAGAGGAGGAGCTGCCCGACATTGCCCCACCCCTGGTCACTCCGGATGAGCCCAAAG CGCCCATGTTGGATGAATCGGTCATCATCCAGCTGGTGGAGATGGGCTTCCCGATGGACGCCTGCCGCAAAGCAGTCTACTACACGGGCAACAGCGGGGCCGAGGCCGCCATGAACTGGGTCATGTCGCACATGGATGACCCGG ATTTTGCAAACCCCCTCATCCTGCCTGGCTCCAGTGGGCCCGGCTCCACAAGCGCAGCAGCTGACCCCCCGCCAGAGGACTGTGTGACCACCATCGTCTCCATGGGCTTCTCCCGGGACCAGGCCCTGAAAGCCCTGCGGGCCACG aaTAATAGTTTAGAACGGGCTGTGGACTGGATCTTCAGTCACATAGACGACCTGGACGCGGAAGCTGCCATGGACATCTCCGAGGGCCGCTCAGCTGCTGACTCCATCTCCGAGTCCATACCGGTGGGACCTAAGGTCCGGGACGGTCCTGGAA AGTATCAGCTCTTCGCCTTCATTAGTCACATGGGCACCTCAACCATGTGTGGTCACTACGTATGCCACGTCAAGAAGGAAGGCAG atGGGTGATCTACAATGACCAGAAAGTGTGTGCCTCTGAGAAGCCGCCCAAGGACCTGGGCTACATCTACTTCTACCAGAGAGTGGCCAGCTAA